The Bos indicus isolate NIAB-ARS_2022 breed Sahiwal x Tharparkar chromosome 28, NIAB-ARS_B.indTharparkar_mat_pri_1.0, whole genome shotgun sequence genome has a window encoding:
- the URB2 gene encoding unhealthy ribosome biogenesis protein 2 homolog, which translates to MAAVYSGISVKLKSKTTSWEDKLKLAHFAWISHQCLLPNKEQVLLDWARQSLVAFYKKKLELKEDIVERLWIYVDNILHSRKLQNLLKNGKTVNLQISLIKIINERIAEFSLLGSQRNICVVLSCCQGILSTPALAVIYTARQELIVDLLSQLCWLACRQPGAIIPQLFEVIHLSLSHYLSLQQQQVNPRRAFGEVTGHLLQPCLVLRHYLLGGTWTQAGQGQLRPALGRDIRNQIEAVLQGGAFQPELLPSYKEELLDQQQGDSKIGAMKNLLAPLGTMIARLVDAGYCDPSLQASVVANSVALLYKLFVESYLKEGNQLLCFKVLPQLFGCLRISHLEEQRQALSMSDWTTELLVVEQLLNSVASNTIYNIAADRIRHGEAQFHFYRHLAELLLKHPQALVPAWFRCLKVLLSLNHLILEPDLDDLLASAWIDAEVTELRTQKAQEALIHTLFQTYAKLRQVPRLFEEVLGVLCRPAAEALRLPVLTAGPAAVLQECLPELPLSQVLDTWALVQERFQSLVLSGLRGDEDMALKSLSLSSLLCCVMVNARSLDAGSPLPVVRRMRQAMDGMLQGLVKPLLDLLRKPWPSTPELWQQKVGDSALLLAHTWAQVDTVLRLSCSPYRSEPGTLAGATPEPSGPLPLLPGVEAKHWEEIEEFTVQSDSLSRYCLEQLHLQRMKNTLLQASFQSEEALCALRRDAAYILGSGRASVTRGMSASWDGQVGTVSVLTYPIAHWHLVMSNIMILISYLGPDDLQYLASILLRTLPVSKAREGLVEEEPDITLGKISQAVLHSPLFPEMQSLHSAFFLGLTARCGSILCAAAQRETALLRQQLPWLFEEDYMVMAHWESRFAKVGAEGVEPREEIAQNILSLVRGDSPIQLEGEQLESILQLLGVLSALQLDSLLAPYHVHCFLLLLSVAVTTPGSSCSSSLTLRVLRTCYQLLGCLQRGKSAQAVLRVMYVSDIFEVTLTSLFRASRRFLVSVNDPSWLEFLQVVGTFLEQLLQMLIQRKLSLGLNFGKILAFLSGHQLHNEVTSGQRSEDQVPLGQQLMLVSLSKVCQVLGPLVKEQKQQDEAPEVLPKLLKEVVLQAGALLQHCMAPGAQGHLPPAVISSLGSLLEADVALRSRQNWTDVSKGTDKALSACTTLYQTIYAQILLELPALVGDPPSFQAAVQFLTLFFLVPELHPQKDSVCTSVFHSVRKVLADPAIPVQIVEEIEPHLGALFTQMLEAGTTEDFRMWLQCILQGLDVSNLWRADLQAVLSAATLVKLLLNCPCSEEKASLFWRTCPQMVTALMLQTREACQEQPSALALVGPVLDVLAALLRQGEGTISNPHHVSLAFSILLTAPLDHLKPLEYGHIFSRAHNVLFSILQCHPKVMLKTIPSFLNCFHRLVRSIIHEGRQKDKGSAEDLPAVLECARLVERMYSHMAARAEEFRVFSPFMVAQYVVEAQKVTLYPAVKVLLQEGIYLILDLCIESDIQFLRASLQLGVRDVFKELHSDYVKHHKSKREGEKRYAV; encoded by the exons ATGGCAGCTGTTTATTCTGGCATTTCTGTGAAACTTAAAAGCAAGACAACGTCCTGGGAAGATAAACTAAAACTAGCTCACTTTGCTTGGATTTCCCACCAGTGTCTTCTTCCAAATAAAGAACAA gTACTGCTTGATTGGGCAAGGCAGTCGTTGGTtgcattttataagaaaaaacttGAACTGAAGGAAGACATTGTTGAAAGGCTTTGGATCTATGTAGATAACATTCTACATAGCAGAAAACTGCAGAACCTCCTCAAGAATGGAAAGACAGTTAACCTTCAGATTTCCCTCATCAAG ATCATCAATGAGAGGATAGCCGAGTTCTCTCTTTTGGGATCCCAGAGGAACATCTGTGTTGTGCTGAGCTGCTGCCAGGGTATCCTCTCGACACCTGCACTTGCTGTCATCTACACGGCCAGGCAGGAGCTGATAGTTGACCTGCTGAGCCAGCTCTGCTGGTTGGCCTGTAGGCAGCCAGGAGCCATAATACCCCAGTTGTTTGAAGTCATTCACCTGAGCCTCAGCCACTACCTCTCActtcagcagcagcaggtcaacCCGAGACGCGCCTTTGGGGAGGTGACTGGGCACCTGCTCCAGCCCTGCCTGGTCTTGAGACACTATCTCTTGGGGGGCACATGGACTCAGGCTGGCCAGGGCCAGCTGCGGCCAGCGCTAGGCCGGGACATTAGGAATCAGATTGAGGCTGTGCTTCAAGGTGGAGCTTTTCAGCCTGAGCTGCTCCCTTCATACAAAGAGGAGCTCTTGGATCAGCAGCAAGGCGACTCAAAGATAGGGGCCATGAAGAATCTTCTAGCTCCCCTGGGCACTATGATTGCCAGGCTGGTGGATGCCGGCTACTGTGACCCATCCCTTCAGGCTTCAGTGGTGGCCAACTCTGTGGCCTTGCTGTACAAACTCTTTGTTGAGTCTTACCTCAAGGAGGGGAACCAACTGCTTTGCTTCAAGGTGCTCCCTCAACTTTTTGGCTGCTTAAGAATTTCACACCTGGAGGAGCAGAGGCAAGCCCTGTCCATGTCCGATTGGACCACAGAACTCCTGGTTGTGGAACAGCTTCTAAACTCAGTGGCCAGTAACACTATCTACAACATCGCTGCTGACCGAATCCGGCATGGTGAGGCTCAGTTCCACTTTTACCGTCATCTGGCTGAGTTGCTGCTAAAACACCCACAGGCCCTTGTGCCAGCCTGGTTCCGCTGCCTGAAGGTTTTGCTCTCCCTGAATCATTTGATCCTGGAGCCAGACCTGGATGACCTGTTGGCTTCAGCATGGATCGATGCAGAAGTCACAGAGTTGCGGACCCAGAAAGCCCAGGAGGCACTGATCCACACGCTCTTCCAGACATACGCCAAGCTCCGGCAGGTACCCCGGCTGTTCGAGGAGGTGCTGGGGGTGCTCTGTCGCCCTGCAGCTGAGGCGCTGAGGCTGCCAGTGCTGACTGCTGGCCCTGCTGCGGTGCTCCAAGAGTGCCTCCCGGAGCTGCCCCTGAGCCAGGTCCTGGACACGTGGGCCCTCGTGCAGGAGCGGTTCCAGTCTCTGGTCTTGTCTGGCTTGAGGGGTGACGAGGACATGGCCCTGAAGTCCCTGTCGCTGAGCTCGCTGCTGTGCTGTGTCATGGTCAACGCGCGGAGCCTGGATGCTGGCTCACCCCTGCCCGTGGTCAGGCGCATGCGGCAGGCCATGGACGGGATGCTGCAGGGCCTCGTGAAGCCCCTGCTGGACCTTCTTCGCAAGCCCTGGCCCTCAACGCCTGAGCTCTGGCAGCAGAAGGTTGGCGACTCTGCGCTTCTGCTTGCCCACACCTGGGCCCAGGTGGACACCGTGCTGCGCTTGAGCTGCAGCCCATACCGCTCTGAGCCCGGGACCTTGGCGGGCGCCACCCCAGAGCCCTCAGGCCCCCTTCCGCTACTCCCTGGCGTCGAGGCCAAGCATTGGGAGGAGATAGAGGAGTTCACGGTTCAGTCCGACTCCCTCAGTCGGTACTGCTTGGAGCAGCTCCACCTGCAGAGAATGAAGAACACCTTACTGCAAGCCAGTTTCCAGTCTGAAGAAGCCCTCTGTGCTCTGAGGCGTGATGCCGCCTACATCCTGGGCTCTGGGAGAGCGAGTGTGACCCGGGGGATGTCGGCTTCCTGGGATGGCCAGGTTGGGACAGTGAGTGTGCTCACCTACCCCATTGCCCACTggcacttggtcatgtccaataTCATGATTTTAATATCATATCTTGGTCCAGATGACCTACAGTACCTGGCCAGCATCCTGCTGAGAACTTTACCAGTGAGCAAAGCCCGGGAAGGCTTAGTGGAGGAGGAACCAGATATCACACTTGGAAAGATCTCCCAGGCCGTCCTCCACAGCCCTCTCTTCCCCGAAATGCAGTCCCTCCACTCTGCGTTCTTCCTGGGCTTGACTGCACGCTGCGGCAGCATCCTGTGTGCCGCTGCGCAGAGGGAGACAGCTCTTCTCCGCCAGCAGCTGCCCTGGCTCTTTGAAGAGGATTACATGGTCATGGCTCACTGGGAAAGCAGATTTGCCAAAGTTGGAGCTGAAGGTGTAGAACCAAGAGAAGAAATTGCCCAAAACATACTCTCGTTGGTCAGGGGTGACTCCCCCATTCAGTTGGAGGGGGAGCAGTTGGAGAGCATCCTGCAGCTTTTGGGAGTTCTTTCTGCTCTACAGCTGGACAGCCTCCTGGCACCCTATCATGtgcattgttttcttctgttactgTCTGTGGCCGTCACCACACCAGGCAGCTCTTGCTCCTCCTCCCTCACCCTCAGGGTTTTGAGGACGTGCTACCAGCTTCTCGGTTGCCTGCAGAGAGGCAAGAGTGCCCAGGCTGTGCTTAGGGTCATGTATGTTAGCGATATCTTTGAGGTCACACTGACCTCCTTGTTCAGAGCCAGTAGGAGGTTTCTTGTGAGTGTGAATGACCCCTCTTGGCTGGAATTCCTCCAGGTGGTGGGAACGTTCTTAGAACAGCTCCTGCAGATGCTTATCCAGAGAAAGCTCAGTCTGGGGCTCAATTTTGGGAAAATCCTTGCCTTCCTCTCAGGGCACCAACTGCACAATGAAGTGACTTCAGGCCAACGGTCAGAAGATCAGGTTCCTCTGGGCCAGCAGCTCATGCTGGTGTCCTTATCTAAGGTGTGCCAAGTGCTGGGGCCTTTAGTCAaggagcagaagcagcaggaCGAGGCCCCAGAAGTGCTGCCCAAGCTGTTGAAGGAGGTGGTGCTGCAGGCGGGGGCCCTGCTCCAGCACTGCATGGCCCCTGGGGCCCAGGGCCACCTCCCTCCCGCTGTCATCTCGTCCTTGGGCTCACTCTTGGAGGCTGATGTGGCCCTACGCTCCAGGCAAAATTGGACAGATGTTTCGAAAGGGACAGACAAAGCGCTGTCCGCCTGCACCACCCTCTACCAGACCATCTATGCTCagatcctgttggaattgccagCCCTAGTGGGAGATCCCCCATCTTTCCAGGCAGCCGTGCAGTTTTTAACTCTGTTCTTTTTGGTCCCAGAACTACATCCTCAGAAGGATTCTGTGTGTACCTCCGTGTTTCATTCTGTGAGAAAAGTCCTTGCAG ATCCTGCAATTCCGGTTCAGATAGTTGAGGAGATTGAGCCTCACTTGGGAGCCTTGTTCACCCAAATGTTAGAGGCTGGGACGACAGAGGACTTCCGCATGTGGCTGCAGTGTATCCTCCAGGGACTGGACGTCAGTAACCTGTGGAGAGCAGATCTGCAG GCTGTGTTGTCGGCTGCAACGTTGGTTAAGTTACTCCTGAACTGTCCATGCAGTGAAGAGAAGGCCAGTTTATTCTGGCGCACATGCCCGCAGATGGTCACGGCTCTGATG CTGCAGACCCGAGAGGCTTGTCAGGAGCAGCCCTCAGCCCTGGCTCTGGTGGGGCCTGTCTTGGACGTCCTGGCTGCGCTGCTGCGGCAGGGGGAAGGGACCATCAGCAACCCACACCACGTCAGCCTGGCCTTCAGCATCCTGCTGACCGCGCCCTTGGACCACCTGAAGCCCCTTGAGTATGGGCATATCTTCTCGAGGGCACACAACGTGCTCTTTTCAATCCTGCAGTGTCACCCGAAG GTAATGCTGAAAACCATCCCTTCTTTCCTGAACTGTTTTCATAGATTGGTGCGTTCAATTATACATGAAGGACGGCAGAAAGATAAAG GAAGTGCAGAGGACCTGCCGGCGGTACTGGAGTGTGCCCGCCTCGTGGAAAGGATGTACAGCCACATGGCAGCACGGGCCGAGGAGTTCCGGGTGTTTTCCCCCTTCATGGTGGCCCAGTATGTGGTGGAGGCACAGAAG GTCACTTTGTA